The Perca fluviatilis chromosome 3, GENO_Pfluv_1.0, whole genome shotgun sequence nucleotide sequence gtagatcagtaGATGTACACAAATTGTGTGACAACAAAAGTGGGAAGAATAACAGTTGAGCATACCAGGGCAGATGAATAATGCAAAAGAGTGTGAACAGATATGCATATACATAGACAcagatgcatacatacatgcatacacacacacacacacacacacacacacacacatttacacatgttTTTCTATTCCATctaacttagcacaaaaagtaaggacatttgtgtttggtagattatttctctgtggtaacaatgctttttggcaataaatcttataccattggaaagcctgtttagttcccttaaaaatggtgccccatttgtaaggaacatgcatatGTGGGccgagcagcagcgctgagtatgtgggttgcgcccatgaaaaatttgccaactCTTCtatgccaatgccaaacagctcattctgccattgactcgtttggtggatTGGGTGATTGaattttgaagaaacaagacataatggcaatttaacaatttattcatttcacaaacaggagcctcagtagcgtgtgggAGAACCAtgcacagccacaacagcctggcacctcctcctcatgctggcctatgttccagtagaactgcatgaagcaggtcatttaaaaatctggctcctctggctccacctacagcctgtagtgtgatttgcaaaaaaacactccctgttcagatgcaccaatcagggccaggggggggagggagtctaactgcatgtcaatcactgctcatgcacacccattcattctcccttgtggggggaggggctgaaaagttgttgatgttaaaaGTCCTGGATTGTCATAATCCTACCTAAAGCACCTTTAAATGATGTTTGCTCTCTCTCATTTGAAACAACCCTTGGATACTGTTCATTAGCTGTTGATTATTTACTTTGTACATCATTTGTGCAGTTTCAAAGTCAACAATATCTCTGAATTTTAGTGCTTTTAGTTTGATGAAAAGTGGATTAGTTGGTGCTCTATAAGTGGTTTTATTTACAAttcttaaacctacattgtgtaattttttgagttgttctttcacaaatatgtactcattcatgtgtaattacttccaccaactaatcaaagtattctcgtaagtgtagaatctgacattcagaatcattcagaatacatacaggcgactcgctcgaatgacggctgCCATGTAGCGCCTgcatcttaaaataaattagccaaagagggacatacctccatctttataatacattagccaaagagggacatacctccatctttataatacattagccaaagagagacatacctccatctttataatacattagccaaagagggacatacctccacctttataatacattagccaaagagagacatgcctccatctttataatacattaaccaaagagggacatacctccatctttataatacattagccaaagagagacatacctccatctttataatacattagccaaagagggacatacctccacctTTATAATaaattagccaaagagggacatacctccatctttataatacctCCATCTTGAGACTAAAGttatattggagtggctagaacagctgcgtggaaatgatggagatactaagagataATTTctggttcggccaccgtaggaggaggggctagaaagtaatattcagttggttgtcatatacaatttcgcTACAcaaccgctagatgggagaaattcttacacaatgtagctttaagactCTTTTTTGAAGGATGAATATAGGTttagtgtttgttttgtaaGTGTTTCCCCATACTTCCAAACAGTAAGTAAAGTACGGCTGTATGAAGGAACAGTACAACGTGTACAATGAGCGTTGATTTAATAGGTATTCGATTTTATACAGTATTGCAATTGATTTTGATATTTTGGCCTTAATATAATGTATATGTGGCTTCCAACATAATTTTTCTCCCAGAAATTTAAGTTATTTTACTTTTCCTATTTCAATGTCATTTATCATAAGTTATTTTGTGTAAATTTGTTGCACGATTGTGTAGGAAAAAAtgcgaccgattctactctggctcaaaaggccagagtcttttaagaaccaccggtcacttctcaaagtttcccctttacttattgtgttcgttgaaaggcagaccaagaaattaatactcaggattcgttcagttaaactataacaatctttagtaaaatgatattgcaaacagatatttcatatgcatatggatcagccgctccttcgagactttctctccctaaccaccaacaaagtctttccgggtctgacaccggaccttccttttccctaaacaaatgaggagcacttttgctccactaaatctgaacccgtcttatcttacacatgccagacaggaggagacagcgaggccatcccaggctacaggacattcttattctaaacccaatatatttctacacccTCTTTTTCCATAGCAACACGCTGTGGAACATAATCCTAATAttggtaaaacaaaataatgggaTCCCTCTTTCGAGACCTACATACAACTTACTGGCAATTTAGCCATCAGTAATAAGCAATCAAAAGTTAACTGTGATAGTAGATGTCATGTCAGAGCGGTGTGGTGAGTGGGTCTTATATGTAGATTTTAGCTCCTAATGTAAACTGCATAATCCATTGCTCTTTCTATGACTATACCAATggttacaattatttttgtggAAATCCCTAAACATCGTGTATCATGCAAACTTCAAACAAACATCTTttgtaattattgtaattaattaaaaattgtaAAATCATACTTCAAACCTATGTCTTGCTTAAGGCTATATTGACTATGGGCTGATTTTCAGCCACGCGCAATATCTGTGAAACAAAGAAGGGAGTCTCTGACAGCAGATAAGAGGATAGAAAAACAGTTGGAGATAGGAAACGGGGACTCAGGGAGATGGGGCACTGGGTGGTGACTTCCTCGTCGGAGGAAGTGTCAGCCTCGTCGAAACAGTCCCCATAGTTGGCAAGGTGAGTAAATTCAGTCATGGCTAACATCTGATTAGCCGGGGGAGCACCCTCTTTTGATAACGCCGTTATTATCAGTCTATTGATTAGAGTTCtgagacagaaaacaaattatattaaaaatatatttagtctCTGTcagctttatttttaaaatttccaatcaactgtatttttgattgatttttagcactttacttttgtattttcacaattttcatcagcttttggcattttgaaaaaaaaatatcgtTTAAAAACTGTTATGTTCCTTTCAAATAGTGGaagtcaatcaaaacaaaactaaattgtctttaaagtagtttttaaaataaaaaaaaatgatgtgaacactttatttattaaacacctTATTTATTACTGCTACTATATCCCTTCTATTTGAGGCATGACaagctcatgactcaaaaaCGCAGCACATATAAATTATCTGTTTATTGGTTTTATAACCTGTATGGAAGCAACAAAAAGTTCAATgaatcatttctttaaaagaaaaggaaattaccaaaataaaatgttttcaacatcaacttaattaataatttagtttttaaGCAATTTGTGATATAGCAACCCAAGAACTCACTAGAGTATGATATTAAAACTGCTGTCAGGCTGAAATCTCATATCAACCTGTATTGGTTTCAATATAACCAATAAACTAAGACGaatatatgttgtttattttctttttatctgtaGTTTGTAATCCAAAGCTATACTAATCACTGTCTGGTAGTTCTAAAAATCATTATGAATAAAAGTTTTTTAGGCCTATAGAGCAAACCTAAGTATTTCTAATTTGACATCTATTTATCCAATTTGTTACCTGATATGGGAAACATATCACATTATCATTTTTATAACAAAAACTGTATCAAAATGATTGCTGAAACTAACCTGTACATGCACAACTCCTGTTTTTCTCTtatatctgagtgtgtgtgtgttgctgtggcCTTGCAGTGTGTCTTTAGGGATCTGGCAGTCCCAGCATCGGGAAGACTGCAGAGCCAGTTTCATATTCACGAACGCTTCATTAGCTTCGGCAGCAAAAAGTCTTACAGTGACCTCAGGAACGTGTACAGACATTTTATGTGACCggctcaagtaaaagtactaatcgTTAACACTAAACTAAAAAAGCTGctattctgttcattttacatgtaaacagcactgtaccaaaaaaaaaaaaaggaataataataattcagcCTTGAGAGATGtagaaaaaacacaagctggGCACTTAAAAAAACTATATTCGTCGTCAGTCAAGTATGCAGCTACAACACAGTCAGTATCAGTCCAAATCAGAGGTGAGTTTGTCAAACCGTCATTATGTCTCTGAAGAACCGTTTTGAGCATTCTTCATCAGGCCCTGTAGTAACATGAGCTGTGTAATGCAAGTTGTCAGGTTTCATACAGTCAGAGGCAGGGCGATTTACAGACGCCGCCTCAGTGAGGTCATTTTAGCCACACTGTAATTAACAAATGTGCTTATGTCAAATGCATCATTATGATAAATTCTCAAAccatcaggtgttgaggttaaaccaatgttaaaagtgcacattaaatcactacctaagcaaaataagtggacataaatcAGACACCAAAAAAGTTTCCCATGTACATGAGAAAGGAACAGAGAATTGTTCTTTTACTGTTTGACCTGTATTCCCAACTGACCAAATAGAATAACCACTGAGCTTCAGTGTCAAATCTTTAGCTCTAATAATCAAGTTTGTAGCACcagttagttaaaaaaaaaattgagtggAATCCCCTTTAACTTTACTATGAATTGGTTTaacttttaagattatttttcagaactttctaatcattgtccctaatagcaaaaaaaaaacagtgtatcagtgcaaagcatttcttcattgcatgaagcgagtgtgtgtgtggtatgtaaAACCGCTATGTGTATGCTCAAAACTTCTTGGACTCCTCCTCTCTCggtgagagggtgtgtgtgtacgcgtgaAATTTGAGCTAGTTGCTCGCTGGCTGTCGTCCTGTCTACACCTCTAGTGCTCTATCTtaacaggggtgtgtgtgttgtagggtTCTGTCAATAAAGTTTTCCCTACTTCTATTCAATCTTGTTCCAACATTTTCAATTTGTCCATACTTATCACAAATGTAATTACCCAAATattatacacaaaaaaataatcccAAAATGGttattaatacaaaacaaaacaaaattgttATTAATCTATTTCAGTTTCCAACGTCAGTTTTTGCTTCTGGAATTTTCAATACCTAATTCAAATcacctttttaaaattaattcatttaattttgatCGCCCTTGCTGCTTGAAATTGCTTCCGTCTTAAGATCAGTGCGGATTCAGTAGAGCCCTCCGTGGTTTCTGATCTTCTCTCTCTGAATGCTTTTTTGGCGAGGTAGAGGCGAAGATCGTTGATCTCGGATCGCGAGTCCTCAGTCACCCACGGAGACTCTTATCTGATTTGCACCTGATCCCCACTTTCTGACTCCTTTCTCTGCAAAACTGCAACAATCTAGTTGGCATTGTTTATATAACAACCCAACTATCTAATCCACACGGTTGCCACAGTCTCAACTAGGCCTACAGTCTTACTATAAAACAAAGCCAAGCATTGCCACCATTAAACCAACACGCTAACAATCTACAACCCTAAACTGGACCAACATTTGCCACATAAAGTTATCACACCAAATACATTAATCGTTGCACACATAAAAGTTATCACACCAAATACATTAATCGTTGCACACATAAAAGTTATCACACCAAATACATTAATCGTTGCACACATAAAAGTTATCACACCCGTGGAACGATGTGACAGTTATCGAGGCGTagtattgcttttttcttttaaagccaacccCCCTTCTTCCCCCCGATAACCCTCGCCCTCTAAGCCCTCTTCAGCCGTACAGCCGTTACAGATACTGTCAGCGGGGCGGATGGTTAAGCCTATATTAGAGGAGTTGTTTCAGATACTTCCCTATGGTTAATACTGTAGGTATTGAAACATCATAGGTTCAACTATTATAAATATTGCATTCTAAATATTAATAGGTTCAAAGGAATCAGTTTTAAATACTTCCCTAtggtttagattatttttttagagagacacacacacccccgcaTTCGCGGGTTCTCGCTACGGTGGAAACCCGATGACAAGACAAGAGGCTTTTGATTGACAACCTAGATGTCCCCCGTATGtgaaatacacagcacacagaagatctttacaaccaaacaattacaattgattACTCACACTCAGACAGCCACTTCTTCCTCGGTCACAGAAGCTTCCGATCAGCTGGAGGATCAAAGGTCTGCTTGTCAGTCCCCGGGGTTGCTGCAAACCGCACGGTTAAAGAGGAGGCCACCACTTCCCCTTTCGGGGTGTCCCCGCTCACACGAGTAAGtggcaaaaaagaagaaaaaggaaaaaaggggaaaaaaggggaaaaaaggggaaaaaagagcGAAAAAAGACTCAAGGCTTTTTGGGTCACCTTGCTCAAGACGAACACAGgcggttttattatttttaaaaaaagcaaaaagttaacaagcaaacaaaataaaatgaaaaaatgaacagAGTTCAATCACTCAAAAAATGCTCTAAGACACAGGAGGTCCCTACAGTAAGGGTATCGGTCAAGAGAGCAGAAAACGAGcccaagagagagaggaagcagaGCGAgagctccttttttttcttggtcCCCCAGGGAGGTGCCTCTCGGCCCTTTTCCTGGCCATCCAGGGAGGTACTGAACCCCTGTGCTGAGAGCACTAGGAGTCTAGTGCTGCCCTAAAAAGAGGCCTTTGACTTGCAAAGCTTCTCTTTTTATACACAATTCATCCCCCTCCCTTCATAGATGCAGCTTGGGGGTGTTCAACCACTTTATATGACCTTACATGGTAATACAGTCTTAAAGCAAGCATCAGgttggataaacgtaaaaaatCTCATATGACGATATTTCCTACATGCATATGCATTTTGCTATCTAACATACAATCTAATGGAACGGTTCATCACTAGGTCAATGCAGTAACCTCTTTCACCCCTCTGTGCATCAAGAGCCTAACTCCCAAGTGCATGTATACAGGGCCCCAACAGCACTTCCTCTTTCCAGCTGTGCAGGTTTAGACAGACAGTTGCACAAAACAACTCATGCATCTGAAGCCTCTTGCAAACACTTCCTCTTCACGACTGCGGGATCAAATAGGCAGCTTCACACAGTAACTCACACTAAAATGTATCCAAGCATGTTTATAGTAATATCAGTAACACAGAAACTTAGCATGGTTATATTTCTAAAGGCACATTAACACCCACAAGCTAAAATCAAAAGCAGTATGATAGTTTCAAAAgcagaaatatatatttagctGTTTTGGATGACTCATGTCACAAGCAGAAATACAGTCTCAACTGTTCTTGAGCTAGAACATGTCAAAAGCAGAAGTGTAGGTTTGGCTGTTTTTTTGGATTAATACAGatacatttcaaaaagcaagAATATTTCAACAAGCAGGAGTACagtttttaattgtattttggaTTTTCACATACTCTCGTTCAACACACCAACTACATTAATCTTTGCACACATAAAAGTTATCACACCAACTACATTAATGCGCTGGTTTTCACCTGGGTTTTCGAGACTGGATCGCTATGGGCAAGGCCCCATGCAAGGtcacttttgtatttttattttttatcttttactgCATGTCCCCAATTTACTTTACGCACTTCTGATTTTTTATCTTACACCAATTCTCCAACAGTTGTCGCTCTTAGACCATATCTCGAAACCCAGTTTTCCAGTAGAACACAGCACTGCATGTATTCACATGCAGTAATACCAACAATTTTGACCGGTTCAAATTTTGACAGCTCTCCCTACGCGAGGTGTCTTTACTTTGTAATCACAGACTGGTGTCTGTGTTACTTTTATTCAATCATAGGCAACACTTCTCAAGTGTCTGTTATTCTTATTCAATCACAGACAACACTTCTCAAGTGTCTGTTATTCTTAGACAACACTCCTCACTCGAGATGTCCAGTTTTTACCAGGCGACACTCCTACCTCGTTGCGTCTGGCTCTGCGTGCAATATCACTTACAGTACTGGTTAGCCCAATTATTAATTAAAACCCAAGATGTCTTACCCTCACAGATCCAAAAGAAATTTAGTTTTGAGGTCCGAATGTGAGAATTTTTGTCTTATTAAAGACAAAACAGGCATTCTCTTACCTTTAATTTTGGCCAACATTTGGATCAGGAGAGAAGTCCGGGTATGTAATGTCCGGCCAAAAAGTTCAAAAAAGATTGGCCAAaagattgtctgttcctttaagaggttttattaggtgcattctgttccaattgtttattaaacaaatgaggagcacttttgctccactacATTTGAACCCGTCTTATATTTCTACAATTGCCAAAAATTATAAATtttgttaaaggtgcactatgactTCCTGCATGGTTTAAGCGCGATTaaatttttgtctcaaatcgtagtcacctctccttgatctgctagctgcctgccccctgaacacaccgtgaaaaagcccggtctcgggagacaacacaggggtcgtaaacgtcaaacaaacactaggggcacaggctgtgcaccaaaatacaacaaaccacgttaTAGCCAATCACTGACAAGATTGTtgtgggagggggtgggggttagtgacagttagtcagttagtcatgacagttacagaaaacatggggggaggggcgagcttgctctgttttgtttggaatttACTTAGAACGTCAACAGAATTGACCGTGCatgaactcatagtgcacctttaagttcAGTGTTAGTTTATTTGCATCAAACCAGCTCTTCAtctttttaaattcattttcCACTGTATCCAAGAGTTGTTCCAGATTTCCCCCAGAACAGATTAAATTAGTGTCATCAGCAAATAAAAtggttttcagtgtttttgacaCCTCCCATACATTATTTATATACAAGTTAAACAACAATGGTCCCAACACTGACCCCTGGGGACCCCACAGGTgattttctttaactttgatTTAAGGTTTTACAATCAACATATTTTGATTATGTAAGTAGCTATTTAACCAAGAAAGTGCAGTCCCCCTAATTCCATATTTGTGTAATTTAATGATCAATAAATTGtggtctactgtatcaaatACCTTCTTAAAATCCAATAATATCCCCactgcatattttttttgttctattgcagttgTTATTTCTTCTACACATTGTAAGTGCACATTAAGTTGTCCTATTAGCCCTGAAACCATATTGCTGATCACACAGTATATTGTGTTTAGTAATGAAGTTGTCGAGCCTTGTAGAGAATATTTTTTCTAGTATTTTGGAGAACTGGGAGAGCAGTGAAACAGGTCTGTATTTTCAAAGTGTATGGTTTTTCACCAGCCTTGCATATTGGTATAGCCTTTGCCATTTTCATGTTATCTGGAAAAACTCCAGTTTTCAGTGATTGATTTCATACATGCATGGTTTAACAACATTAACACTCACCCTATACCTTACCCAtcgtctctcctctctccaccgTCTCTGAGTTCTCTGAACCTCGCAGAGAAATCTCAGCTGGACAGATTTTGATTTCTGCAGTTTTAGCATCGCCAGCTGGTCCGATACTAAACCAAgggaagagtttctcagtgaaagTGTCTCTGAGAGTGGAGATGTGAGTCATGTCTTCAGCGTTGTAGAAGGACACCTCCCCTCCCTCATAATCCAGCTGGACTCTGATCCTCTGGAGACTCTTCTTCACTTTGACACTCTTAGATCCATCATTGTATTTTCCACTGTGATGTACTAAACACCAGAGTCCATATTCTGGTGAAGCATGTATTTCTCCCTTCCTGTCAGCTGACTCTTTGGCTAAACCCACATTCCAGTTAGGATAATctcccacctccacctcccagCTGTGTTTCCCTGAGCTGAAACCCTCAGAGCCCAGAACAGAGGCATACCTGCTGTATCTCTCTGGATTATCTGGAAGCTTCTGGTTTGTGTCTCCCCATCTCACACTGGTCAGatcatcagacagacagagaagggagtgtgcagtgtttgggtccagaatGACGGGACAGAAGTGGACTTTGTCCTTCATCTTCTCCCAAACTCTGAAGGACAGGTTGCCCAGATGTTTGGCCACATCTGTCAGtgctcctgagagcagctgtggatctGACAGCGAGCACTGGACTCTGGCTCTGCTCTGAGAGGCTTTATAACTGCTGAGGAACGGCACGCTGTCTTTCTGCAGGTCTGCTTCCACAGCAGAGATGCTGTCTGACAGAGAGGAGATCTGCTCCTGAATCCTCTTCCCCATCTGCTGCTCTTCCTCCCTCAGAGCTGCCAGTCtggactcctcttcctctttcaggAACTGGTGCAGCTTGTTGAACTCAGCTctgatctgtctctctgtagaCAGCAGCTGCTTCTTGGAGTGTGGAGTTATTTCATCGTATGTTTCCTCCACTCGTCTGTGTTTGTCCCTCTTGTCCTGCAGAGACTGTAAGTCAGATTTCAGCTGCTCCTTCAGATCTCTGACTACTTGTTCTACAGGAATCACAGTGTGACCGTGGTGGAGAGAAAACTCACAGACAGGACACACAACTCTATCTTCATCCTTACAGAACAAATAAGGGACTTCTGGATGTTCATCACACACCACCTCcaccttcttcttttcttttcctgtctCAGATGATTCAGATTTCTGTTCCCCAGGGTACCCAAGGTTGTCAGCCAGTTCATTCAGTGTAAAGTTCACCCCAATAATCTCTTTTGAGgattttcttttacaaatgGGACAGTTTTTGTTGTTAGCTTGTTCCCAGAATGTGTGCAGGCAGCTTGAACAGAAGCTGTGGTTGCAGCTCAGAGACACAGGATCTCTGAAAGTCTCTGAACACACATGGCAGTTCAGGTAACTTTCAACAAGATCAGTGTTCTCAGCCATCTGTCTTTGTATCTAAATGTCTCTCAAAAACAAGACTCACCGAGTTCCTGTCCCTTCTCTTGACTGCTTCAAATCTTCCCGTCGTGTGTTTTCCAGCAGAGATCTCACACCCTGTAAAGGTATCTCGGCTCCGTTCAGCAATGTCAAAATCTACTTTCCTTTTCACTCAACTCTCACCAGTTTAGTTATAAACAGCAGGAAATGCTGTGATGTCATTTAGTCACAGGCAGATGGAGGCAGTCATTCAGAGTTCAATGTTTCTTgattacaggtttttttttttcagttgctAGGATGCATTTCTCAATACTTGGGtcactttttcaaaactcttcACACAGTGAGCACAACAGAAGTATATTTGGGCTTAACTGTGGATCATGTATCATTGCTTTGCACAAAATGCATTCAAAGACTACATCTTTCAAATGACATTCATTCTTTTCTCACTTCAACACAACAACCACCAAAACTCTACGTACCTACAGGCCAATTTGCACATGCTAACATACTGTTTTCAAAACTGTTAAACTTAAATTCAAAACAATAACATAAGACAGCAATTTGCTACATTTCTACAGTAAAAttataatgaaatatattttgaatcGAAAAATTCGAAATATATTCCTGCATGATCTCTATGAAAGGGTTGTGCTAGTTGAGGAAAGAGATGCCGAGAGAATAAATCAGCCAACATTTATAATTGTATAGGACAATGTGGCATTTCACCACTCCCGTGCAGTCACCGAGTGGTTTGCAGCCCATCCCAGAATGGTGTCACTTTTCCTCCCACCTTACTTTCCATTATTCAACCCCataaagcaggggtgtcaaactcaacttccctaagggccacactagaaatgagaatcacatcaagggccataCATAGAGTGTATTGGTTTTATGTCatgggaaaagtcaaatatgtttgactgtattattgcatgtctcatatagtcttctcacttacagtttggtcgacaaaaatgttgaagaaaatgccaaaaacgttttgaaaaagcgacaaaaatgttggagaaaaacaatgtgaaaagtgacaaaaagtaggTGGGCTAAAATGTATATAaggggccggatcaaaattagcaaggggctggatttggcccgcgggccttgagtttgacacgtgtgccaTAGAGGAATTATTTTCCTCATGGAGGTGGAAGGTTTATGACCACCATCCACATAATCAAATGTCCCTCCTGGAAGCAATGAATGCTGGATGCCTGGACATATCAGCAGAAGATTGCCAGAGATGGATCAGGCATGCCAGAAGATTCTTTCCTAGGTGTATTGCCCTAGGCCTTTCTGGaacagtactaaagtggtttgaatcctatttaaagaatataaATTACTGTGTCAATAGGTAACTATGCATCTGAGCGTACAAGTTTGACATGTGGATTTCCCCAAGGCTCCATCCTGGGGCCTCTACTGTTTGATATGTACATGCTGCCCCTAGCTAAAATCATGGAAAAGAACAACATAAGCTATCGTAGATATTCGGACGACACACAGATTTATATAACCTTGTCACCCGGAGACTACAGTCCAATACAAAACCTGGCCAGGTGCATTGAACAAACCAacgattggatgtgccagaatttCCTAAAATTAAAGAAAGATAAAACGGAAGTGATCATTTTTCTTCAGTTACAgtactagaaaatgcatttcctgcagaaaatgcgtgggaatgctggaTAGCTgtattgctaaagctaactggatgaatagcttaaatatgTAAAAAGAAGATTAAGTAGTGAAAATTGTTGAAAAAGtaggaatggttttaattaacTTGGATTTCATATCATAGTACCACTAAAAAAGATGTGGAATAAttcgttttttttaaaagcttatgctaaagctaaactgggttgctggttaaaatgtgtaagaaaaaggtgaagttgatagacagacagagagatgggTAAaagaagcagacagacagacacagacagaggcacagacagatagacagaaagagagcgaTGCATAAGagaagcagacagagagagagggagagagacagggaaagagaaaaaagagaaaggagagagaagagagaaagagagagagaaagaaaaagagaaaagagaggaagagacaaaaacagaaaaagagagaaaagagaaacagaaaagagaaacagaaaagagaaaagaaagaaaagagaaaaagagaaaaaagagaaacggaaaagagaaaagaaataaaagcgaaaaataaaaaagaaaagtagaaagagaaaagacagaaaagggaaaagagagaaaagaaagagaaaatagaaaagagagaagaga carries:
- the LOC120555448 gene encoding zinc-binding protein A33-like, giving the protein MAENTDLVESYLNCHVCSETFRDPVSLSCNHSFCSSCLHTFWEQANNKNCPICKRKSSKEIIGVNFTLNELADNLGYPGEQKSESSETGKEKKKVEVVCDEHPEVPYLFCKDEDRVVCPVCEFSLHHGHTVIPVEQVVRDLKEQLKSDLQSLQDKRDKHRRVEETYDEITPHSKKQLLSTERQIRAEFNKLHQFLKEEEESRLAALREEEQQMGKRIQEQISSLSDSISAVEADLQKDSVPFLSSYKASQSRARVQCSLSDPQLLSGALTDVAKHLGNLSFRVWEKMKDKVHFCPVILDPNTAHSLLCLSDDLTSVRWGDTNQKLPDNPERYSRYASVLGSEGFSSGKHSWEVEVGDYPNWNVGLAKESADRKGEIHASPEYGLWCLVHHSGKYNDGSKSVKVKKSLQRIRVQLDYEGGEVSFYNAEDMTHISTLRDTFTEKLFPWFSIGPAGDAKTAEIKICPAEISLRGSENSETVERGETMGKV